From the genome of Petrotoga sp. 9PW.55.5.1:
ATTATAGGAATAAACATGAATGATCATGTGATAATTGGTAAAAATTCATATTACAGTTTTTCGTTGAATGAAAGCAGGGATATCTATGAGTGAAAATCAAGATTCAAACGATAGATTGAAAAATTTATATAAAATTAAAGAAGAAATCGAAAAAGAGTTAGAAGAAAAGGGGATAAAAATTCCTCAAAAAGTAGAAAAAAAGAAAATTTCAAAGGAAGTTTATAAAGCAGATTATGAGATTGAAAGACTAAATGTATCAATCAATAATCTAAATAATTGGTTTGATGTCATTTTAAACGACATAGATATTTCGAATGAAAAACTATCTTATTTTTTTGAAATTCGTTTGGGGAACAAATCATCATCTGAATATTCAAATCAATTCGGATTGATGCATCTTTTTAGAAATAATTTTGAATTAGCAGAGAAATTTTTTAATATTAAAAATAACGATGTGAATTCATTAATAAATAAAGGCTTCTTAAAAATAATACGTAAGGATGAGGATGTCACTCAATATTTTTCTGAACTTATAAAGAATTACCCAAAAAATGGTTTAATTTATTTGACATTAAGTCTATACTTTTTAAGAAATAAAAATTTCCATAAAGCCTATGAATTAATAAAAGTTGCAAATAACTATCTTAATTATTCTTTTGTAAATATGGGTATATCTGCGTATGAAAAAGAGTTTCAGAAATCTATATCTTTTATTTCAAAGTCTTATCTTGAAGGAAAAGCAAAAAAAATTATAAATTTATTAAATTTCTATATTAGTTTATTTGTTAATGACACTGAAAGAGCAAATTCTTCTTCTAACATGTTGAAAGAAGTAAGTACTCCATGTGTCTATTGTATCAAATCTTTAACTAATTCTGAGGTTATTAAAGTGTCAGATTTTTGTTCTTATTATGAAAGAATACTTTCTCATTTGGGCACTCCCAAACAATATAATCCAACAAATTCAGAATTATATGAACTAACTTTTTATAAATTTTTTCAAGAAAAAAATATTCAAAGCTTTAACTCTTATTCCAAAAGAATCGAAAATTCTTTTGATAAAATTCCATTAAAAT
Proteins encoded in this window:
- a CDS encoding type IV pilus biogenesis/stability protein PilW; this encodes MSENQDSNDRLKNLYKIKEEIEKELEEKGIKIPQKVEKKKISKEVYKADYEIERLNVSINNLNNWFDVILNDIDISNEKLSYFFEIRLGNKSSSEYSNQFGLMHLFRNNFELAEKFFNIKNNDVNSLINKGFLKIIRKDEDVTQYFSELIKNYPKNGLIYLTLSLYFLRNKNFHKAYELIKVANNYLNYSFVNMGISAYEKEFQKSISFISKSYLEGKAKKIINLLNFYISLFVNDTERANSSSNMLKEVSTPCVYCIKSLTNSEVIKVSDFCSYYERILSHLGTPKQYNPTNSELYELTFYKFFQEKNIQSFNSYSKRIENSFDKIPLKFIPTTESDLTPKTITNLFYSYQKKGIKWDLKGPNYFENLNKVLEELKDKFHKNYIFILDLPFYESLRLLFGWRICQYINK